The SAR324 cluster bacterium genomic interval GAATATTTCCTCTCAAGCGGCTAATGGTTTCAATTAAGACCATTGCGATGACTTCACCACCAAGGCAGATGAAGTCTCCTCCCGAAATTTCTTCATCCACATAATCTCTGATTCTTTCATCAAAGCCTTCATAACGCCCACAAATAAAAAGCAGACATTCATCAAAAGTACTCAGTTCTTCTGCTTTTTTTTGCTGGAAGGGACTCCCCTGAGGAGTTAGCAGTATAGAATGAACCTTCCGATCTTGGCTTTTGTAAAAGGATTTTCTCTCTTCAAGCGCCCGAACAACTGGCTCAGGGCGAAGAAGCATGCCTGGTCCACCACCGTATGGCTCATCATCAACCTGTCGGTGTTTACCAATTCCAAATTCTCGCAGATCAGTGAGTTTAATCTCCAGCTCTCCCTTAAGTATTCCCTTTCCAATTAAACTCTCATTCAAGAACGAAGAAAAGAGATCAGGAAACAAAGTGATAATGTCAAAAGTCAGAGGGTTTTTCACGAATCCATTAGGCCTGGAATTGGATTGATGACCAATTTTTTGTTCTGACTGTCAAAAAACCGCACAATGTTGCCTGAGGAAGGAACCAGAAATTCTTCTCCATTAGGTTGTTGAACCGTGTAAACGTATCCAGCATCAGTTTCGATAATTTCGACAACCTCCCCAAGTGATTTCTCTAAGGAATCAACAACGATAGCACCTTTAATCTGGTGCAAAAACACTTCGTCATCACCCAGCGGTCGAAGATCTTCGTCATTAACCAACAATCTCGATTTTTTCCAGCTTTCAGCGATATTTCGATCCCCACATTCCTTACATTTCAGAATCCAAATACCCTTATGAATTTTGAGATTCTTTATGTTTATCCTCTCAAATCCCTTGGCATATTCTCTCAAGAAAGATTTGAGGAACTTGCAGTAGAAATTGGGATCATCAGTCAGTGGATAAACTTTAAGTTCTCCCTGCACACCGTGAGGTCCTATAATCGTTCCTAGCCAGGTCAGATCCGGGTAATCTGTCTCCCTCGTCTCAGACACCTTCGATGGAAGCTAACTTCATTAATTTCCGGACACGGTCTGTTGGCTTCGCTCCCACAGACAACCAATATTTGGCTCGCTCTGCATCAATACTAAAGCGATTTTCTTGAACCATGGGGTTATAGGAACCAAGTCTTTCAATGAAACGCCCGTCTCTTCTAGCTCGCACATCAGCTACAACAATTCTGTAGAATGGCGCTTTTTTGGCTCCACCTCGAGCAAGTCGGATTTTGACCACTCAAATCTCCTAGTTTGATTTAATAAATGCAGTCTACATAAAGCTGCGAGACTGCGGCGGCAACATATTTTTCATCATCTGCATAGCTTTGCGTGGATCTTGGGTCTTGGAAAGCTTGTTCATCATCTTTCGCATCTGGGTGAACTGCTTCATCAAGCGATTGACATCATTGACTGCCACCCCACTACCTACAGCGATTCTTTGTCTACGTGAGCCATTCAAAAGATTGTGATTTTGCCTTTCATCACGGGTCATGGATGAGATGATTGCATCAATGCGATTGAATTGTTTTTCATCTACCTTTGCATTACTCAGCAAATTTGAATCCACACCGGGTAGCATCCCCATCAACTCTTTCATTGAACCCATTTTGCGCATTGTACGAAGTTGATCTCTAAAATCATCTAGCGTGAACTCATTGCGCCTAAATTTGTCTTGGATCTCAAGGGCTTGAGCCTGACTGTAATTGTGCTCAACTTTTTCAATCAGGGAGAGCAAATCCCCCATTCCAAGGATTCTTGATGCAATTCTCTCAGGATGAAAAGCTTCAAGATTCTCTAGCTTTTCACCAACTGCAATAAATTTGATCGGTTTCTGTGTTACCGCACGAATTGACAGGGCTGCTCCCCCCCTCGCATCACCATCCATCTTTGTCAGCAATACGCCTGTCAAGTCGAGCTCATCATTAAAGCTCTTGGCCATATTTACAGCATCTTGACCTGTCATCGCATCTGCGACAAATAGAATTTCTTGTGGATTGACCAGCTGACGCATTTGATGCAGTTCGTCCATCAGTTGACTATCAATGTGCAGACGACCAGCTGTATCAATTAGAACCAAGTCTAGGTTGCTGATCTTCGCCGCCTCTACAGCAGCTAACGCAATTTCAACTGGATTTTGGTCTTTTGTAGAAGGATGACAGGGTAGGTGAAGCGAATCTGCGAGTATCCGCAATTGATCAATTGCAGCAGGCCGATAAACATCTGCAGGAACCAGATACGGACTAAATCCTTTCTGGGCATGATAATTCGCCAACTTTCCAACAGAAGAAGTTTTTCCAGCACCCTGGAGCCCCACAACCATTACAACTGTTGGTCCATTCTCAGATCTTGCAAGGGACTCATTACTAGCTCCCATCATGTTCATTAACTCGTCATTAACGATTTTGATGAATTGCTGTCCTGGGGTCAGACTCCCTTGAACTTCCTCACCAATGGCACGACTTTTGACGGACCTAAGGAAAGCCTTGGCAACACGGAAGTTGACATCCGCCTCCAGCAAGGCCATCTTTACTTCCTTTAGCGAATCATCAATGTTGGTTTCCGTGAGTCGTCCCTGGCCACGCACTTTGCGCAAAGTCGTGGTCAGTTTTTGGGACAAGTTCTCGAACATGAAACCCTTGTGAATTCGAAGCGATTGGAAGTGAAAACAAACTGAGTATTAAATGCCTTTGGCGGGCATATTGTCAAGTTCAATTCAAGAGGGAAGAATGCACAAGGTTCTTGTTTTCATTGGTTTGTTAGTTCTCGCAGGATGCCAACCCTGGCAAGATGATTTGAATCGTAATTCGATGCAGTTGCTGGATTTGGAAACAAGGGTCCAAATGTTAGAATCTCAGGTTGAAAGCCTAACTACTGAGTTGGAGGGCCGTAGAGCAAAAAGCGGATCATTCGTAATTATGGAAATTCCTACACTAGAATTGGTAAAGATTTACAAAAACAATGACGAAGCATTCAATCAAGCTTTTAGAAAGTACATAGACCAACAAAACTGATTCACTGAATTTAAATCAAACTTGCAACAGAACAAACTTTCGCCTATCAAGGAAGCTTGAATCGGATTCTATCAACAATTCATCAAGGATAATGTATGTTTGGTCTTGGCATTTGGGAACTGATCATCATTTTGAGTATTGTCGTGATGCTCTTCGGTGCAAAACGACTCCCGATGATCGGAGAGGGCTTGGGCTCAATGATCACAAATTTCAAGAAAGCTACGAAGACAAACGAACTTGAGGAGAAAAAAGAAGATGCAGTTTTAGTGGAGGAATCCTCAAAAGAGAAAGAAGGAGTTAGCTAATTCGCCTCTGGTTGAATGACTAAATTCAAGTTTACTTCCATTTCTTTCAACCTTGCGATTATAGGAATTAAGACTCCGTAAGCTACGTTCTCATCAGCTTCAACATCTGCAAACCAAGGCCCACTTCCTTGCTTCCAGGCACCAACTTTTGTCTGGAAGCTTTCTACCCAGCCTTTTCCGTCCAAATCTCCGATTTTATTGTCGCCAATAAAAATCTCTTTGTCAGCATTGATCACTACACGGAGCGGATCTAATTCCTGAGTTTGTTCATCTTTGTAGCTATCTTTGGGCAGTTCTACTTGAATTGCTTGATTAATGATTGGTGCTGTCACCATAAAAATTACCAATAATACCAACAAGACATCCACGAAGGGAGTCATGTTAATATCACTGATAGAGTCATTTTCCTGGCTGTGCCAACTGCTCATAAAGAACCCATTCAATTCGGTTCGTCAGTTCAAGACTAAAATCTCTCATTTGACCACCGAGGTTTCGAACTTTATTTCGATAATGATTGAAGGCCATTAATGCAGGTATTGCTGCAAGAAGCCCAGCTGCAGTCGCAATGAGCGCTTCCGAAATACCTGGTGCCACAGCCGCAAGGCTTGTGATACCTGAAATTCCAATGCCCTGAAAGGCATCAATTACACCTAGAACAGTACCAAATAATCCTATGTAGGGGGAAGCACCCGAAACAGAAGCTAGTATATTTAATCGATGTTCAGAGTAAGCATAGCGTTCATTGAAGGAGCGTTCCATCACTCTTTGAAGGCGTTCGTTAAGTAAACTTACTGTCGCTTCGCTATGCTGGGAAGTGGGTTTTTGTAGGCGACGGTACGTCTGATTTATTTCCTGGTAAGCTTTACGAAAAATGTATGCTAATGAAGACTGTGGGAAAGTATCGATTTGTTTGTATGTCTGATCGAGAGAAGATTCGCGAAAGAGATTAAGAAAATTCTGATCGTCTTTATGAAACCTGTAGAACTGCAATCCCTTTAGAATAATTACAGCCCAAGAAAGAGAAGATAATAGAAGGAGGGACACCAGCACTAGTTGTCCAATGAGTGTACCCTCAAGGACTACCTTCAAAAGGCTTTGCCCATCAGTCAACTGTGCCAGTACTGAATCCATTCAGAGAACCGGATTGTCTTAGAGTCTTGTAAATTCAACGCGTCGATTAAGATTCCATGACTCTTCACTTTTTCCCGTTTGAGCAGGTCTTTCTTCGCCAAAGCTGACAATGGTGAATCTATTGGGATCTGCACCAAGTCTATCAATCATGTAACTCAGAACAGCTCTTGCTCTTCTTTCACCCAAAGCGAGATTATATTCGTTGGTGCCGCGTTCATCGCAATGACCTTCCAACTGTATATTGATACCAGGATTCTGCTGTAACCAACGGAAATTGTCTCTAAGTTGAGTCTCAAACTCTGATCTGATTGAACTTTGATCAAAATCGAAGTAGACGACGTTCAAGTCTTGAATTCTGTCTGTCTCAGTCTCAGCAGGTGCTGGCAAAAGTTCGTACCTGCGAGTTTCAGGAGTTGCTTTGTCACCACCTGGTTGAAGATTACCCCGCATGGACACCACTTGCTCCTCAAGCTGATTAATTTCTTCTTCAGCCTCTGCAAGTAATTCTTTAGCTCTGTCATACTCTAGTTGAGCTGCAGCAAGCTCTCTCTCTGCAGCAGCACGCTCTTCTGGTGTTTGAGCATTCTTAAGTCGT includes:
- a CDS encoding biopolymer transporter ExbD yields the protein MSSWHSQENDSISDINMTPFVDVLLVLLVIFMVTAPIINQAIQVELPKDSYKDEQTQELDPLRVVINADKEIFIGDNKIGDLDGKGWVESFQTKVGAWKQGSGPWFADVEADENVAYGVLIPIIARLKEMEVNLNLVIQPEAN
- a CDS encoding MotA/TolQ/ExbB proton channel family protein; this translates as MDSVLAQLTDGQSLLKVVLEGTLIGQLVLVSLLLLSSLSWAVIILKGLQFYRFHKDDQNFLNLFRESSLDQTYKQIDTFPQSSLAYIFRKAYQEINQTYRRLQKPTSQHSEATVSLLNERLQRVMERSFNERYAYSEHRLNILASVSGASPYIGLFGTVLGVIDAFQGIGISGITSLAAVAPGISEALIATAAGLLAAIPALMAFNHYRNKVRNLGGQMRDFSLELTNRIEWVLYEQLAQPGK
- the rpsP gene encoding 30S ribosomal protein S16, which encodes MVKIRLARGGAKKAPFYRIVVADVRARRDGRFIERLGSYNPMVQENRFSIDAERAKYWLSVGAKPTDRVRKLMKLASIEGV
- the rimM gene encoding ribosome maturation factor RimM (Essential for efficient processing of 16S rRNA), producing MSETRETDYPDLTWLGTIIGPHGVQGELKVYPLTDDPNFYCKFLKSFLREYAKGFERINIKNLKIHKGIWILKCKECGDRNIAESWKKSRLLVNDEDLRPLGDDEVFLHQIKGAIVVDSLEKSLGEVVEIIETDAGYVYTVQQPNGEEFLVPSSGNIVRFFDSQNKKLVINPIPGLMDS
- the ffh gene encoding signal recognition particle protein, which translates into the protein MFENLSQKLTTTLRKVRGQGRLTETNIDDSLKEVKMALLEADVNFRVAKAFLRSVKSRAIGEEVQGSLTPGQQFIKIVNDELMNMMGASNESLARSENGPTVVMVVGLQGAGKTSSVGKLANYHAQKGFSPYLVPADVYRPAAIDQLRILADSLHLPCHPSTKDQNPVEIALAAVEAAKISNLDLVLIDTAGRLHIDSQLMDELHQMRQLVNPQEILFVADAMTGQDAVNMAKSFNDELDLTGVLLTKMDGDARGGAALSIRAVTQKPIKFIAVGEKLENLEAFHPERIASRILGMGDLLSLIEKVEHNYSQAQALEIQDKFRRNEFTLDDFRDQLRTMRKMGSMKELMGMLPGVDSNLLSNAKVDEKQFNRIDAIISSMTRDERQNHNLLNGSRRQRIAVGSGVAVNDVNRLMKQFTQMRKMMNKLSKTQDPRKAMQMMKNMLPPQSRSFM
- the trmD gene encoding tRNA (guanosine(37)-N1)-methyltransferase TrmD, with product MKNPLTFDIITLFPDLFSSFLNESLIGKGILKGELEIKLTDLREFGIGKHRQVDDEPYGGGPGMLLRPEPVVRALEERKSFYKSQDRKVHSILLTPQGSPFQQKKAEELSTFDECLLFICGRYEGFDERIRDYVDEEISGGDFICLGGEVIAMVLIETISRLRGNILGNQESAKQETFSQNRILEYPQYTRPLEFRGQRVPEVLLSGHHAQILEWRSQRARQSTLHRRPDLLTEKHKGEDARLDESS
- a CDS encoding twin-arginine translocase TatA/TatE family subunit; this encodes MFGLGIWELIIILSIVVMLFGAKRLPMIGEGLGSMITNFKKATKTNELEEKKEDAVLVEESSKEKEGVS